In Cicer arietinum cultivar CDC Frontier isolate Library 1 chromosome 7, Cicar.CDCFrontier_v2.0, whole genome shotgun sequence, a single window of DNA contains:
- the LOC101494532 gene encoding small ribosomal subunit protein bS20c, whose protein sequence is MAAVSCSLLNLPSKFRNLTLTPSSSNSTSLSFSRNISHTVLSQGRLSLSRVQKRGVVVCEAAPKKVDSAIKRARQAEKRRVYNKARKSEIRTRTKKVLDALELLRKKPDAQSEEIVSIEKMIGEAYSIIDKAVKVGTLHRNTGANRKSRLARRKKAVEIHHGWYAPVLEGSV, encoded by the exons atggcAGCAGTTTCATGCTCATTGCTAAACCTTCCTTCCAAATTCCGGAACCTTACCCTAACTCCATCTTCTTCAAATTCCACTTCTCTAAGTTTCTCCCGAAACATTTCCCACACTGTCCTTTCACAAG GTAGATTGTCGTTGAGTAGGGTGCAGAAGCGTGGCGTGGTAGTTTGCGAGGCTGCCCCGAAAAAGGTTGATTCGGCAATTAAGAGAGCTCGCCAAGCGGAGAAACGTCGCGTTTACAACAAAGCTCGTAAATCAGAGATAAGAACCCGTACCAAGAAG GTTTTGGATGCACTGGAATTGCTCAGAAAGAAACCTGATGCACAATCTGAAGAAATTGTCTCAATTGAGAAGATGATTGGAGAGGCATACTCTATAATTGACAAAGCAGTGAAAGTGGGTACATTGCATAGAAACACTGGAGCAAATCGCAAGTCTCGGCTTGCCAGAAGAAAGAAGGCAGTGGAGATCCATCATGGCTGGTATGCCCCTGTTCTGGAAGGTAGTGTCTGA